The proteins below come from a single Magallana gigas chromosome 10, xbMagGiga1.1, whole genome shotgun sequence genomic window:
- the LOC105334839 gene encoding uncharacterized protein isoform X1 → MGNKEEKWTQCVTLAVLLMMVMTVEGTDPVCRPFCHLPPETHEKCSSLRFLFSCISKVKMRCTMNLHCSCEWLHALENVYLESERLAKVRNSNIFEQCTGTLTEDCDEWKEKWSHVPCVRINKKASTNDTRNPEMQLKLNEIRASVMKLKDKAKRRRLLKNLNALMNKMPWENVAAENVSSASYNSNDKGKPLASAIRLSEGSQQTNYSEWMGSIDSWHRKVLFEHWEKVSQADIMETLHRRRTFLLLFGVLTGATAFIIVMLFVIKYQSDKNVRKDIVFDGNLDVMGREDSFSFLDKLRKEKRRKGKDVQLKPLKMNSLTMFPKKVTSDTKPKTDYRRKPQISQQPTQPTKKCQPDLNKVSIDAKKTIFEENNKNPNTHSQPLSDPQTEQVPEYALKSSSSYDIGDRLFPSAMMRSFGTEFGTPSQKTTNTLTDSNEQSTSQTVRATSPKRPESTQEPSTSPAVRVTSPLLIPVNHVTTVKISPKRFLSSDESTSTSSSSSSSSSTSATTTGSSNG, encoded by the exons ATGGGCAACAAAGAAGAAAAATGGACCCAGTGTGTAACACTCGCAGTCCTCTTGATGATGGTTATGACGGTAGAGGGTACTGACCCGgtttgtcggccattttgtcaTCTGCCACCGGAAACACACGAGAAATGCAGTAGTCTGCGATTTCTTTTCTCGTGTATCAGCAAAGTTAAAATGAG ATGTACAATGAACCTTCACTGTTCCTGTGAATGGCTGCACGCACTGGAAAATGTCTATTTGGAGTCGGAGAGACTGGCAAAAGTCCGGAATTCCAACATTTTTGAGCAATGTACCGGCACTCTAACAGAAGATTGTG ACGAATGGAAAGAAAAATGGAGTCATGTCCCTTGTgtgagaataaataaaaaagcatCCACGAACGACACACGGAATCCGGAAATGCAGCTGAAGCTGAATGAGATCCGGGCCAGTGTTATGAAGCTGAAAGACAAGGCTAAGCGCCGCAGACTTCTCAAAAACCTGAATGCCTTGATGAACAAAATGCCATGGGAAAATGTAGCAG CAGAAAATGTATCGAGCGCCTCTTACAATTCCAACGACAAGGGTAAGCCGCTAGCCAGCGCCATCAGATTGTCCGAGGGGTCCCAGCAGACCAACTACTCCG AATGGATGGGTTCTATTGACAGTTGGCACCGGAAGGTCTTGTTTGAACACTGGGAAAAG GTTTCCCAGGCCGACATCATGGAGACGTTACACCGCCGCCGCACGTTCCTGCTCCTGTTCGGCGTCCTCACCGGAGCTACGGCCTTCATCATCGTCATGTTGTTTGTAATCAAG TATCAGTCGGACAAGAACGTGCGGAAGGATATCGTCTTTGACGGCAATCTGGATGTGATGGGGCGGGAGGACTCGTTCAG TTTTCTTGATAAGCTTCGAAAAGAAAAAAGGCGGAAAGGAAAGGATGTTCAACTGAAGCCACTGAAAATGAATTCACTGACAATGTTTCCTAAGAAGGTGACATCAGACACAAAACCAAAG ACAGACTACAGAAGAAAACCACAGATCTCCCAACAACCCACACAACCAACAAAAAAGTGCCAACCCGACCTAAACAAAGTTTCTATTGACGCCAAGAAAactatttttgaagaaaataataaGAATCCGAACACACATAGCCAACCTCTGTCAGATCCACAAACAGAACAGGTCCCGGAATATGCATTAAAAAGTTCCTCTAGTTATGATATCGGGGATCGGCTTTTTCCCTCGGCAATGATGCGAAGTTTTGGCACGGAGTTCGGCACCCCTTCACAGAAAACCACTAACACACTCACCGATTCAAATGAACAGTCTACGTCACAAACTGTGCGTGCCACGTCACCAAAAAGACCAGAAAGTACCCAAGAACCATCTACGTCACCAGCTGTGCGGGTCACGTCACCATTGCTAATTCCTGTAAACCATGTTACCACAGTGAAAATCTCTCCCAAACGCTTTCTGTCATCTGATGAATCCACCTCTACATCTTCATCTTCTTCATCGTCTTCTTCAACATCAGCAACCACCACCGGATCGTCGAATGGCTAA
- the LOC105334839 gene encoding uncharacterized protein isoform X3 encodes MGNKEEKWTQCVTLAVLLMMVMTVEGTDPVCRPFCHLPPETHEKCSSLRFLFSCISKVKMRCTMNLHCSCEWLHALENVYLESERLAKVRNSNIFEQCTGTLTEDCDEWKEKWSHVPCVRINKKASTNDTRNPEMQLKLNEIRASVMKLKDKAKRRRLLKNLNALMNKMPWENVAAENVSSASYNSNDKGKPLASAIRLSEGSQQTNYSEWMGSIDSWHRKVLFEHWEKVSQADIMETLHRRRTFLLLFGVLTGATAFIIVMLFVIKYQSDKNVRKDIVFDGNLDVMGREDSFSFLDKLRKEKRRKGKDVQLKPLKMNSLTMFPKKVTSDTKPKTPM; translated from the exons ATGGGCAACAAAGAAGAAAAATGGACCCAGTGTGTAACACTCGCAGTCCTCTTGATGATGGTTATGACGGTAGAGGGTACTGACCCGgtttgtcggccattttgtcaTCTGCCACCGGAAACACACGAGAAATGCAGTAGTCTGCGATTTCTTTTCTCGTGTATCAGCAAAGTTAAAATGAG ATGTACAATGAACCTTCACTGTTCCTGTGAATGGCTGCACGCACTGGAAAATGTCTATTTGGAGTCGGAGAGACTGGCAAAAGTCCGGAATTCCAACATTTTTGAGCAATGTACCGGCACTCTAACAGAAGATTGTG ACGAATGGAAAGAAAAATGGAGTCATGTCCCTTGTgtgagaataaataaaaaagcatCCACGAACGACACACGGAATCCGGAAATGCAGCTGAAGCTGAATGAGATCCGGGCCAGTGTTATGAAGCTGAAAGACAAGGCTAAGCGCCGCAGACTTCTCAAAAACCTGAATGCCTTGATGAACAAAATGCCATGGGAAAATGTAGCAG CAGAAAATGTATCGAGCGCCTCTTACAATTCCAACGACAAGGGTAAGCCGCTAGCCAGCGCCATCAGATTGTCCGAGGGGTCCCAGCAGACCAACTACTCCG AATGGATGGGTTCTATTGACAGTTGGCACCGGAAGGTCTTGTTTGAACACTGGGAAAAG GTTTCCCAGGCCGACATCATGGAGACGTTACACCGCCGCCGCACGTTCCTGCTCCTGTTCGGCGTCCTCACCGGAGCTACGGCCTTCATCATCGTCATGTTGTTTGTAATCAAG TATCAGTCGGACAAGAACGTGCGGAAGGATATCGTCTTTGACGGCAATCTGGATGTGATGGGGCGGGAGGACTCGTTCAG TTTTCTTGATAAGCTTCGAAAAGAAAAAAGGCGGAAAGGAAAGGATGTTCAACTGAAGCCACTGAAAATGAATTCACTGACAATGTTTCCTAAGAAGGTGACATCAGACACAAAACCAAAG ACACCCATGTAA
- the LOC105334839 gene encoding uncharacterized protein isoform X2: MGNKEEKWTQCVTLAVLLMMVMTVEGTDPVCRPFCHLPPETHEKCSSLRFLFSCISKVKMRCTMNLHCSCEWLHALENVYLESERLAKVRNSNIFEQCTGTLTEDCDEWKEKWSHVPCVRINKKASTNDTRNPEMQLKLNEIRASVMKLKDKAKRRRLLKNLNALMNKMPWENVAENVSSASYNSNDKGKPLASAIRLSEGSQQTNYSEWMGSIDSWHRKVLFEHWEKVSQADIMETLHRRRTFLLLFGVLTGATAFIIVMLFVIKYQSDKNVRKDIVFDGNLDVMGREDSFSFLDKLRKEKRRKGKDVQLKPLKMNSLTMFPKKVTSDTKPKTDYRRKPQISQQPTQPTKKCQPDLNKVSIDAKKTIFEENNKNPNTHSQPLSDPQTEQVPEYALKSSSSYDIGDRLFPSAMMRSFGTEFGTPSQKTTNTLTDSNEQSTSQTVRATSPKRPESTQEPSTSPAVRVTSPLLIPVNHVTTVKISPKRFLSSDESTSTSSSSSSSSSTSATTTGSSNG; the protein is encoded by the exons ATGGGCAACAAAGAAGAAAAATGGACCCAGTGTGTAACACTCGCAGTCCTCTTGATGATGGTTATGACGGTAGAGGGTACTGACCCGgtttgtcggccattttgtcaTCTGCCACCGGAAACACACGAGAAATGCAGTAGTCTGCGATTTCTTTTCTCGTGTATCAGCAAAGTTAAAATGAG ATGTACAATGAACCTTCACTGTTCCTGTGAATGGCTGCACGCACTGGAAAATGTCTATTTGGAGTCGGAGAGACTGGCAAAAGTCCGGAATTCCAACATTTTTGAGCAATGTACCGGCACTCTAACAGAAGATTGTG ACGAATGGAAAGAAAAATGGAGTCATGTCCCTTGTgtgagaataaataaaaaagcatCCACGAACGACACACGGAATCCGGAAATGCAGCTGAAGCTGAATGAGATCCGGGCCAGTGTTATGAAGCTGAAAGACAAGGCTAAGCGCCGCAGACTTCTCAAAAACCTGAATGCCTTGATGAACAAAATGCCATGGGAAAATGTAGCAG AAAATGTATCGAGCGCCTCTTACAATTCCAACGACAAGGGTAAGCCGCTAGCCAGCGCCATCAGATTGTCCGAGGGGTCCCAGCAGACCAACTACTCCG AATGGATGGGTTCTATTGACAGTTGGCACCGGAAGGTCTTGTTTGAACACTGGGAAAAG GTTTCCCAGGCCGACATCATGGAGACGTTACACCGCCGCCGCACGTTCCTGCTCCTGTTCGGCGTCCTCACCGGAGCTACGGCCTTCATCATCGTCATGTTGTTTGTAATCAAG TATCAGTCGGACAAGAACGTGCGGAAGGATATCGTCTTTGACGGCAATCTGGATGTGATGGGGCGGGAGGACTCGTTCAG TTTTCTTGATAAGCTTCGAAAAGAAAAAAGGCGGAAAGGAAAGGATGTTCAACTGAAGCCACTGAAAATGAATTCACTGACAATGTTTCCTAAGAAGGTGACATCAGACACAAAACCAAAG ACAGACTACAGAAGAAAACCACAGATCTCCCAACAACCCACACAACCAACAAAAAAGTGCCAACCCGACCTAAACAAAGTTTCTATTGACGCCAAGAAAactatttttgaagaaaataataaGAATCCGAACACACATAGCCAACCTCTGTCAGATCCACAAACAGAACAGGTCCCGGAATATGCATTAAAAAGTTCCTCTAGTTATGATATCGGGGATCGGCTTTTTCCCTCGGCAATGATGCGAAGTTTTGGCACGGAGTTCGGCACCCCTTCACAGAAAACCACTAACACACTCACCGATTCAAATGAACAGTCTACGTCACAAACTGTGCGTGCCACGTCACCAAAAAGACCAGAAAGTACCCAAGAACCATCTACGTCACCAGCTGTGCGGGTCACGTCACCATTGCTAATTCCTGTAAACCATGTTACCACAGTGAAAATCTCTCCCAAACGCTTTCTGTCATCTGATGAATCCACCTCTACATCTTCATCTTCTTCATCGTCTTCTTCAACATCAGCAACCACCACCGGATCGTCGAATGGCTAA
- the LOC105334838 gene encoding N-acetyllactosaminide beta-1,6-N-acetylglucosaminyl-transferase, with amino-acid sequence MKYPGSVISRPLLLGLGAVLIVFFIINVSYDIEKKRETEKRREKRKHRQNLDSLLFHPRQNHQGRKSVGNLDWHSGDVIPVFFRKNVKEMKINCEPLFKGSITAQSRARHMKHPRREISPSMYALLTKKCVRFRHYRNYITGPLTSKENKFPVAYSIIMKDSVFQFESLLRAIYRPQNIYCIHIDQNSPKEIRQAVQNIASCFQENVFTVSVARSVTKGTLSHLQAELGCLRSLLKHPEWKYFINLSENDFPLKINSDIVNILTSLKGANSIPGIPLDQRAEKDMGKLPSGVKPYIGEGDVIMNRETAHFAVNNPQAQSVLKWAEKTQHPQQTFYATLNYNPRQFKIKGSYKGPLDFQNLKSLEHIAKFVDSKNASSHACHGSRSFHGYCTFGVGDLPYLINRKELFAFRFRWDIDRLVLQCMEQMIYQRSKEQFMYPKDYDLSFYKHLEIVKHQL; translated from the exons ATGAAGTACCCTGGCTCAGTAATAAGTAGACCCCTACTGTTGGGACTGGGCGCGGTCCTCATTGTTTTCTTCATTATCAACGTCTCGTACGACATTGAGAAAAAACGAGAGACCGAAAAAAGGCGCGAAAAGCGGAAACACCGTCAAAACTTGGACAGTTTGCTGTTCCACCCTCGCCAGAATCATCAAGGCCGGAAGTCGGTCGGGAACCTGGATTGGCACAGTGGTGACGTCATTCCTGTATTTTTCcgcaaaaatgtaaaagaaatgaaaattaactGTGAACCACTTTTCAAGGGATCCATTACAGCCCAATCAAGAGCAAGACACATGAAGCATCCGCGGAGGGAGATCTCACCGTCCATGTACGCATTACTGACCAAGAAGTGCGTCAGATTCAGGCACTACCGTAACTACATCACGGGTCCTCTGACAAGTAAAGAAAACAAGTTTCCCGTGGCCTACAGTATCATCATGAAAGACTCGGTCTTCCAGTTTGAGAGTTTACTGCGCGCCATCTACCGGCCGCAGAACATCTACTGCATTCACATCGACCAAAATAGTCCCAAGGAAATCCGACAGGCCGTTCAAAATATCGCAAGCTGTTTCCAGGAGAATGTATTTACTGTAAGCGTCGCGCGCAGTGTAACCAAGGGAACGCTATCACATTTGCAGGCCGAGCTCGGCTGTTTACGAAGTCTTCTGAAGCATCCCGAATGGAAGTACTTTATCAATCTGTCGGAAAACGACTTCCCGTTGAAGATAAACAGCGATATTGTCAACATTCTGACGTCATTAAAAGGCGCCAACAGTATACCGGGAATTCCCTTAGATCAGCG GGCCGAAAAAGACATGGGAAAGTTACCGTCAGGAGTCAAGCCTTACATTGGagaaggtgacgtcataatgaataGAGAGACCGCCCATTTTGCTGTCAATAATCCTCAAGCACAATCTGTGCTAAAGTGGGCGGAGAAAACACAGCATCCTCAGCAGACGTTTTACGCTACACTGAACTACAACCCTCGACAGTTCAAGATAAAAGGGTCATACAAAG gGCCCCTTGATTTCCAAAATCTAAAAAGTCTAGAACATATAGCAAAATTTGTGGATTCAAAGAACGCCTCCAGTCATGCGTGTCATGGTTCTAGATCCTTTCACGGGTACTGCACGTTTGGCGTGGGAGATTTGCCGTACCTCATAAACCGGAAGGAGCTGTTTGCTTTCCGTTTCCGGTGGGATATAGATCGCCTCGTTTTACAGTGCATGGAGCAAATGATTTACCAGAGATCCAAAGAACAATTCATGTATCCCAAGGATTACGATTTgtctttttacaaacatttagaAATCGTAAAGCACCAgctatga